A DNA window from Akkermansiaceae bacterium contains the following coding sequences:
- a CDS encoding DUF1549 domain-containing protein — translation MQPFGKTLLFFAFALGIGSLTAKPLTAKQAQDAAARIDSLLGQDLKAAKLQPLGRIDDGSFLRRAYLGIIGRIPTEEEARAFLESRAPDKRSALVDSLVASPGFDSHLFNWTADLLRVQTGREGGAGQGWHVWLRESLAADKPWDAMVREMLSATGHAARNPAVGYYLRDRAMQLDNFSNSMQVFLGRQIGCAQCHDHPFDDWTQHEYYQMAAFTGGFTYRSAEVKETTDRVARELGPPMPPPLPAPPKAKPEEKKTAEKVNAEKDPVKARAALRAKQEAETKAKAAARAARNEEVRKRNEAVRQRNLELNRYAKILQPLYQDFNRSAIYDDPTRMLKLPEDYAYRDAKPKDVVPAETLFGEELKDVPPAERRTAFAKWVTSRGNPYFTKVIANRMWARSFGHGLLDPVDDWNDDSKPSHPQVMAFLEEAMKAVDYDLRQFSRILYRTNLFQRENDPVEPERGVPHLVRGPALQRMTAEQLYDSMVVLTRGEVDDTMLPANKEKWIAYTAAVEKLLTAGSRQLVALGEATSKAETAFLDSRTEVRQLRAKLAETRDQDERKKLTALMQAAQKSADENRRMSSPLTAASTLTVATGAPSAGMSSMGGMSMTMAEEDGGMNSRGSEGAARNRARASELPAPFNPGTIVREFGGSDRGTPSSSHATPTVPQALALLNDPNTDVSGGRKTVLNQRLAKISTPEERLEIVFLRIYSRLPDAGEKERFTPLAADPNSLRDLTRAMMTSNRFLFVP, via the coding sequence ATGCAACCCTTCGGCAAAACCCTGCTGTTTTTCGCGTTTGCGCTAGGAATCGGATCCCTGACGGCGAAGCCGCTCACGGCGAAGCAGGCACAGGATGCCGCCGCCCGGATCGACTCGCTGCTCGGGCAGGACCTGAAGGCGGCGAAGCTGCAGCCGCTGGGCCGCATCGATGACGGCAGCTTCCTGCGCCGCGCCTACCTGGGCATCATCGGGCGGATCCCGACGGAGGAAGAGGCGCGCGCGTTCCTGGAAAGCCGCGCGCCGGACAAGCGGTCGGCCTTGGTCGATTCCCTGGTCGCATCGCCCGGCTTCGACAGCCATCTGTTCAACTGGACGGCGGACCTGCTGCGCGTGCAGACCGGGCGTGAGGGAGGAGCCGGCCAGGGCTGGCACGTGTGGCTGCGGGAGTCCCTCGCCGCGGACAAACCGTGGGATGCCATGGTCCGTGAAATGCTCTCCGCCACGGGCCACGCGGCGCGCAACCCGGCGGTGGGCTACTACCTGCGGGACCGGGCGATGCAGTTGGATAATTTCAGCAACTCCATGCAGGTGTTCCTCGGACGCCAGATCGGCTGTGCGCAGTGCCATGACCATCCGTTCGATGACTGGACGCAGCATGAGTATTACCAGATGGCGGCATTCACCGGCGGCTTCACCTACCGCAGCGCGGAGGTGAAGGAGACGACCGACCGGGTGGCCAGGGAACTGGGTCCGCCGATGCCCCCTCCACTCCCCGCACCACCGAAGGCGAAGCCGGAGGAGAAAAAGACGGCGGAGAAGGTGAACGCGGAGAAGGACCCGGTGAAGGCAAGGGCGGCGCTGCGGGCGAAGCAGGAAGCGGAGACAAAGGCGAAAGCGGCCGCCCGCGCGGCGCGCAACGAGGAAGTCCGCAAGCGGAATGAAGCGGTGCGCCAGCGGAACCTGGAGCTGAACCGCTACGCGAAGATCCTCCAGCCGCTCTACCAGGACTTCAACCGCAGCGCGATCTATGATGATCCCACCAGGATGCTGAAACTGCCGGAGGACTACGCCTACCGCGACGCGAAGCCGAAGGATGTGGTCCCTGCGGAGACGCTCTTCGGGGAGGAGCTGAAGGACGTGCCACCTGCGGAAAGGCGCACCGCCTTCGCAAAGTGGGTCACCTCGCGGGGGAATCCGTATTTCACGAAAGTCATCGCCAACCGGATGTGGGCGCGTTCCTTCGGCCATGGCCTGCTTGACCCCGTGGACGACTGGAACGACGACAGCAAGCCGTCCCACCCGCAGGTCATGGCCTTCCTGGAGGAGGCGATGAAGGCGGTGGACTACGACCTGCGCCAGTTCTCCCGCATCCTCTACCGCACCAACCTGTTCCAGCGTGAGAACGATCCCGTGGAACCGGAGCGCGGCGTGCCCCACCTGGTGCGCGGCCCCGCCCTCCAGCGCATGACCGCGGAGCAGCTCTATGACTCCATGGTGGTCCTCACCCGCGGCGAGGTGGATGATACCATGCTGCCGGCGAACAAGGAGAAGTGGATCGCCTACACCGCTGCCGTGGAGAAGCTGCTCACCGCCGGCTCCCGCCAGTTGGTCGCCCTGGGAGAGGCCACCAGCAAGGCGGAGACCGCCTTCCTCGACTCCCGCACGGAGGTCCGGCAACTGCGCGCCAAACTGGCTGAAACCCGCGACCAGGACGAGCGGAAGAAACTCACCGCCCTCATGCAGGCCGCGCAGAAGTCCGCGGATGAGAACCGCCGCATGAGCAGCCCGCTCACCGCCGCGTCCACCCTCACCGTCGCGACCGGCGCCCCCTCCGCAGGCATGTCCTCCATGGGCGGCATGTCCATGACCATGGCGGAGGAAGACGGCGGCATGAACAGCCGCGGAAGCGAAGGCGCCGCGCGGAACAGGGCCCGCGCATCCGAGCTGCCCGCCCCCTTCAACCCCGGCACCATCGTCCGGGAGTTCGGCGGGTCCGACCGCGGCACCCCGTCCTCCAGCCACGCCACGCCCACCGTGCCACAGGCGCTCGCCCTGCTCAACGACCCGAACACCGACGTCAGCGGCGGCAGGAAGACCGTCCTCAACCAGCGCCTGGCAAAGATCTCCACCCCGGAGGAACGCCTGGAGATCGTCTTCCTCCGCATCTACTCCCGCCTGCCGGACGCGGGGGAAAAGGAACGCTTCACCCCGCTCGCCGCGGACCCCAACTCGCTCCGCGACCTCACCCGCGCGATGATGACCTCCAACCGCTTCCTCTTTGTTCCCTGA
- a CDS encoding Gfo/Idh/MocA family oxidoreductase yields the protein MTPPSATSRRRFILQATAAGAALGFPAIVRGASPNAKINVAFIGVGGRGGGNLGAVAAHPDMVNVVALCDVDSLALDAAAAKFPGAGRYKDFRKLYDDRKDIDAVVVSTPEHTHAYATMPALRRKLPVYCEKPLTHNVAEAALVMDAARQAGVATQMGTQIHAGENYRRVVELVQSGAIGHVRECHVCVSRSWGLQSAEDAKRYGDIVHITERPAGGAAVPENIDWDLWLGPAPFRPFDPVYLPGPKWYRWWDFGSGTMSDLGSHWNDLPWWALKLEAPLAVEATSPHGPAHPDLAPAAMTARYEYGPRGEMPACTLHWHQGAAMKPTVWRDDPQLAKWDSGVLFIGDKGMLISDYGKHKLLPEDVFKDFTPPPASILPSPGHHRQWLDAIRNGTPTDSPFATYAGPLTIANHLGNVAYRTGSRIQWDAKTLRADVEGAAKFLSRQPREGWVL from the coding sequence ATGACCCCGCCCAGCGCCACCAGCCGCCGCCGCTTCATCCTCCAGGCCACCGCCGCAGGCGCGGCGCTCGGCTTTCCCGCCATCGTGAGGGGCGCGTCGCCCAACGCGAAGATCAACGTCGCGTTCATCGGCGTGGGTGGCCGTGGCGGCGGGAACCTGGGAGCGGTGGCCGCGCACCCGGACATGGTGAACGTCGTCGCGCTGTGCGATGTGGACTCGCTCGCGCTGGATGCCGCCGCGGCGAAGTTCCCCGGCGCGGGCCGCTACAAGGACTTCCGCAAGCTTTACGACGACCGCAAGGACATCGACGCCGTCGTCGTCTCCACGCCGGAGCACACGCACGCCTACGCCACCATGCCCGCGCTGCGGCGGAAGCTGCCGGTGTATTGTGAAAAGCCGCTCACTCACAATGTGGCGGAGGCCGCGCTGGTCATGGACGCCGCGCGGCAGGCGGGCGTGGCCACGCAGATGGGCACCCAGATCCACGCCGGGGAGAACTACCGCCGCGTGGTGGAGCTGGTGCAGTCCGGTGCGATCGGCCACGTGCGGGAGTGCCACGTCTGTGTTTCCCGGAGCTGGGGCCTGCAGAGCGCGGAGGACGCGAAGCGCTACGGCGACATCGTCCACATCACGGAGCGTCCGGCGGGCGGAGCAGCCGTCCCGGAGAACATCGACTGGGACCTGTGGCTGGGACCCGCGCCTTTCCGTCCGTTCGATCCCGTCTATCTGCCGGGGCCGAAGTGGTACCGCTGGTGGGACTTCGGCAGCGGCACCATGTCCGACCTGGGCAGCCACTGGAACGACCTGCCGTGGTGGGCGTTGAAGCTGGAGGCACCGCTCGCCGTGGAGGCCACCTCTCCCCACGGCCCCGCGCATCCCGACCTGGCGCCCGCCGCCATGACCGCCCGCTACGAATACGGCCCGCGCGGAGAGATGCCCGCCTGCACCCTGCACTGGCACCAGGGCGCGGCCATGAAACCCACCGTGTGGCGGGACGATCCGCAGCTCGCCAAATGGGACAGCGGCGTCCTTTTCATCGGCGACAAGGGCATGCTCATCTCCGACTACGGCAAGCACAAGCTCCTGCCGGAAGACGTCTTCAAGGACTTCACCCCGCCGCCCGCCAGCATCCTCCCCTCCCCCGGCCACCACCGCCAGTGGCTGGACGCCATCCGTAACGGCACGCCGACCGACAGTCCCTTCGCCACGTATGCCGGGCCGCTCACCATCGCCAACCACCTGGGCAACGTCGCCTACCGCACCGGCAGCCGCATCCAGTGGGACGCGAAGACCCTCCGCGCCGATGTGGAAGGAGCCGCGAAATTCCTCTCCCGCCAGCCGAGGGAGGGATGGGTGCTTTAG
- a CDS encoding alpha/beta hydrolase gives MMKARLFSVAALPMLSLCPAAMAGEVRIEKDIAFLGEGRTEKMDAYLPAEDRFPGPDPVVIWIHGGGWVGGSKSAKRELNVCRTLAEHGYAAFSIDYHVADKEAGPEDAPWPRNIHDCKTALRFIRQEAARFGIDPGRVAVSGGSAGAHLALCVGLTADDAELNKGGLYTDQRNDVACIIDFYGPTEIDAKRAPRFAGKTPEETAENVRKGSPVAMVKKDSPPILVVHGTKDGTCDISHSRALVAKMKELGARHEYVEVEGGPHSFDLQPKQQDLRPVVLAFLEKWMK, from the coding sequence ATGATGAAAGCCCGCCTGTTTTCTGTCGCCGCGTTGCCCATGCTGTCACTCTGCCCCGCCGCGATGGCCGGGGAGGTCCGCATCGAGAAAGACATCGCTTTTCTCGGTGAGGGGCGGACGGAGAAAATGGACGCCTACCTGCCGGCGGAGGACCGCTTTCCCGGGCCGGACCCGGTGGTCATCTGGATCCACGGCGGCGGATGGGTGGGCGGGAGCAAGTCCGCGAAGCGGGAGCTGAACGTCTGCCGGACGCTGGCGGAGCATGGCTATGCGGCATTCTCCATCGACTACCACGTGGCGGACAAGGAGGCCGGTCCGGAGGACGCGCCGTGGCCGCGCAACATCCATGACTGCAAGACGGCGCTGCGTTTCATCCGCCAGGAGGCCGCGCGGTTCGGCATCGACCCGGGGCGCGTCGCCGTCTCCGGTGGATCGGCCGGAGCGCATCTGGCGCTGTGCGTGGGCCTGACGGCGGATGACGCGGAGCTGAACAAGGGCGGGCTGTACACGGACCAGCGGAACGATGTGGCCTGCATCATCGACTTCTACGGACCGACGGAGATCGACGCGAAACGCGCGCCTCGCTTCGCCGGAAAGACCCCGGAGGAAACGGCGGAGAATGTGCGGAAAGGCTCCCCGGTCGCCATGGTGAAAAAGGACTCCCCGCCCATCCTGGTGGTCCACGGCACGAAGGACGGGACGTGCGACATCAGCCACTCCCGCGCCCTGGTGGCGAAGATGAAGGAACTCGGCGCGAGGCATGAATACGTCGAGGTGGAGGGCGGGCCGCATTCCTTCGACCTCCAGCCAAAGCAGCAGGACCTGCGGCCGGTGGTGCTGGCCTTCCTGGAGAAGTGGATGAAGTAG
- a CDS encoding head-tail connector protein encodes MKQATDTAGTKARVDEILSHGAALDARRAPWDALWDELAAVVHPRRGLTSSRSAAHTGGLPDRTRMAESFDGTAMRANRTLANGQAARITPMGARWFALRPPDELAEEPSAVAWYQKCGEVLARKLSASNFYNRAHEHYLDRGAFGTAALEVLPGKHNRGLHFRSYPIGTYSVAHDERDEVDTITRLLHLTPKQILQMFGEKDTPACVLKKLEDPAAALAPLEIRHTIRPRLQRDPRRSNARNKAYESTYILCAERHLLREEGFDEFPVAVSRWELWGDSPYGWAPSYLALPEATQANFIEQMKDTLLEISAFPRVLYPANIKGDIDFRALGLTCYDPSNGHEPREWLTNGRYDIAKDGAADKRRAIEEAFYVPLFSAISQLDRTATATEVRAIVTESRELFHPIFANLTREFQGPVLKRAFAILLRQGELPAPPPSVLGEDSLGAFIAEPSVEYTSIMALALEQTQIANFSECLGVLAPIVQNDPGALDFLNTDAIGPAFFRYKGLPEQFIRSAEEIAEIREGRAQAAEIQAAAQATGAVKNLGGAQGIQDLAGLVQ; translated from the coding sequence ATGAAACAAGCCACGGACACCGCCGGGACGAAGGCGCGGGTGGATGAGATCCTGAGCCACGGAGCCGCGCTGGACGCCCGGCGCGCGCCGTGGGACGCCCTGTGGGATGAACTGGCGGCGGTGGTCCACCCACGGCGCGGCCTGACCTCCAGCCGCAGCGCCGCCCACACCGGCGGCCTGCCGGACCGCACGCGCATGGCGGAGTCCTTCGACGGCACGGCCATGCGGGCGAACCGCACTTTGGCCAACGGCCAGGCGGCCCGCATCACCCCCATGGGCGCGCGTTGGTTCGCCCTGCGCCCGCCGGATGAACTGGCGGAGGAACCGTCCGCCGTCGCCTGGTACCAGAAGTGCGGGGAGGTGCTGGCGCGGAAGCTTTCCGCATCGAACTTCTACAACCGCGCGCACGAACACTACCTGGACCGCGGCGCGTTCGGCACCGCCGCGCTGGAAGTTCTGCCCGGAAAGCACAACCGCGGCCTCCACTTCCGCTCCTACCCCATCGGCACCTACTCCGTCGCGCACGACGAGCGGGATGAGGTGGACACCATCACGCGGCTGCTCCACCTGACGCCGAAGCAGATCCTCCAGATGTTCGGCGAAAAGGACACGCCCGCCTGCGTCCTGAAAAAGCTGGAGGACCCCGCCGCCGCGCTGGCCCCGCTGGAGATCCGCCACACCATCCGCCCCCGGCTCCAGCGCGATCCGCGCCGCAGCAACGCGCGCAACAAGGCGTATGAAAGCACCTACATCCTCTGCGCGGAGCGGCATCTGCTGCGGGAGGAAGGCTTTGACGAGTTCCCCGTCGCCGTCTCCCGCTGGGAGCTGTGGGGGGACAGCCCGTATGGCTGGGCGCCCTCCTACCTCGCGCTGCCGGAGGCCACGCAGGCCAACTTCATCGAGCAGATGAAGGACACCCTGCTGGAGATCTCCGCGTTCCCGCGCGTGCTCTATCCGGCGAACATCAAGGGCGACATCGACTTCCGCGCGCTGGGGCTGACCTGCTATGACCCTAGTAATGGACATGAGCCGCGCGAATGGCTGACCAACGGCAGGTATGACATCGCCAAGGACGGCGCGGCGGACAAGCGGCGCGCGATCGAGGAGGCGTTCTACGTGCCGTTGTTCAGCGCCATTTCCCAACTCGACCGGACCGCCACCGCCACGGAGGTCCGCGCCATCGTCACGGAAAGCCGGGAGCTGTTCCACCCCATCTTCGCCAACCTCACGCGGGAGTTCCAGGGACCGGTGCTGAAGCGCGCCTTCGCCATCCTGCTGCGCCAGGGGGAGCTGCCCGCGCCGCCGCCCTCCGTCCTCGGTGAGGATTCGCTGGGTGCATTCATCGCGGAGCCGTCCGTGGAATACACCTCCATCATGGCGCTGGCGCTGGAGCAGACGCAGATCGCCAACTTTTCCGAGTGCCTGGGCGTGCTGGCCCCCATCGTGCAGAACGATCCCGGCGCGCTCGACTTCCTCAACACCGACGCCATCGGCCCCGCGTTCTTCCGTTACAAGGGCCTGCCGGAACAGTTCATCCGCAGCGCGGAGGAGATCGCGGAGATCCGCGAAGGCCGCGCCCAGGCCGCCGAGATACAGGCCGCCGCCCAGGCCACCGGAGCCGTGAAAAACCTCGGCGGCGCACAGGGCATCCAGGATTTGGCGGGGCTTGTACAGTGA